Genomic DNA from Salvia miltiorrhiza cultivar Shanhuang (shh) chromosome 1, IMPLAD_Smil_shh, whole genome shotgun sequence:
AGATGTGATTAAACAAAGAAAGTTAAGAAAAATGAGCTCTTCAGAAAATATTTCCATTGATCTTAATATTTTGCCAAAAAATCTCGACCCATGTTCAGAACAAGATACTCAAAATATTGAGAGCATTAGCAACTCTACGTCAATGTTAGAGTGTAGTGACAATAGACGTAAAAGGAATTTTCTGTCAAACCAAACAAAGAGAAGTATTTACCAAATGTTGCTTGAAGAAAGTAGAGATGGGAAGATTAAGAGAGGTGtattttcaaaagttgcagaaaCATTTTCAGTGTGCAGGAAAACTGTATCTCGAATATGGTATGCAGGAAACGATGTTCGTAGTCGAAGTGGTGTTGCTCCCGATTTTTCATGCAAGTTGCCGAGAAGTAATGGACGCAAAAGAGTTGAATTGAGTTTAGAACAAATCAAAGCCATTCCGCTCCGACGTCGAACAAATATAAGATCGTTGTCAAAGGCCTTGGGAATGTCAAAATCAACTATCCATAGAAGAATTCAAGAAGGATATCTCCGACCACATTCAAATGCTGTGAAACCAAAATTGACAGAGGAGAACAAGAGGTCCAGGTTAGAGTTTTGTTTGTCTATGATTAATAGAGATGTGGCTTTATCTTCCCTTATGTTCAATAACATGCATGACGTTATTCATGTCGACGAAAAATGGTTTTACATATCCAATACAACACAAAAATATTATCTCCACCAAGATGAGAGTGAGCCATATCGAGCATGCAAAAGTAAAAGATTTATCTTCAAAGTGATGTTCATGGCTGCTGTTGCCCGGCCACGTTTCGATAATGCGTCGAATAGTTTCTTTGATGGGAAACTCGGAATATGGCCCTTTGTTTACAAAGAACCAGCAAAGCGAAACAGTAAGAATCGTGCTTCGGGTACATTGGAGACGAAACCAGTTGTATCGGTTACTAAACAAGTGATTCGAGCAGGGTTTCTTGAGAAACTTTTGCCAGCAATAAGGGAGAAATGGCCGTCTCTAAATGGTAGAAGAATCTATATCCAACAAGATAATGCGAAACCTCATTTGCATGTTAATGATCCTGAGTTTGTGGAGGCTGCAAGACAAGATGGGTTCGACATTCATTTGTGTTGTCAGCCAGCAAATAGTCCCGATTTAAATGTATTAGATCTAGGATTCTTTCGTGCTATTGATTCACTTCAACATCAAGAGGCTCCATCTACAATTGATGAGTTGGTTTTAGCAGTTCAGAAGGCCTATGATATATTTCCGGTGGAAGAGCTGAACAACGTCTTCTTGACGTTACAATCTTGCATGGTCGAAGTGATGCGAACTTTAGGTGGAAACGACTACAAAATTCCTCATATGAACAAGAAAAAAATGAGTCGAGCAGGACAATTACCAGAGACATTGGAGTGTGACCGTAAGATTTTTGATGATGCAAAACTCTTTTTGGAAAATAGAGTTGGTGATCAGTGAGCCGACAAATCTTAATTTTGTATTGACTTCAAAATTTAGAGTATCAGTTTTATTTTATGCTTCTTGATTATGAATTGATGAGTTGTCATATTTCATGCCCTGTACAATAGATGTTCTGCAAATAACTATTCATTCAAAGTAAGGGATTtcataacattaattaaatgaaatgaACAATGGAGGAATAATAGTAGCAATAGCAGTAAAACAACGTCCACATAAAATTTCAAAAGCAAGAGAAGCAAATAACCAAATTAGAAAAATTTGGGGAAGTATATCttcaacatttttttaatagtaCGTTCTCGTTCTTGAGCTAGTGAAATGTAACCCTCTTCTTGTGGTTCGGCATTGAGATCAAGTAATGGCCTCATGCTTGTTTTGATAGCATCATTTGTTGTTGGAGCTTTCGCACCACTCTTGTTGGTAGTTGCAACCTGATTTAAATCTTCTTTCAATATGGGATCTGCCATTGCATTTGTCTAACAAATCTTGTTAGAGTATTTATAAAATAGAGTGTTTATGGGTAGAGAGATGAAACATCAATTTTCGATTCTTTTCTTATTCCCTTTAATCTATTTAATGTAGATAACATTAAGGAAGATGCATGTATTTAATCATCTCACTTAATCCTATGTTTGACTACATTAAGTGAAATATTGAATAAGGTTAGTttagtaaaataatattttaatttaatttaaatttaagaagTGGACTATCAttttgggacatcccaaaatagaATAAGGGACTCAaacggtgggacggagggagtacaatgtTTAGTTACTTGAAGAAAATGATTCCGATCTATTGACATTAAAGTTTCAAACTGAACTTTCCCGGAAATATCGTTAAACtattagggtgtgtttactttgatggatgagaaaagaagggataacaaaaatatatatctttaaatgtttcatttcttatcccacattttacataaaagagaagttcacgatttttccttccttattttcacttcaaggagggatatctctccttgaagtgaaaataaggaagaaaaaatggtatccctccttgaagtgaaaataaggaaggaaaaatggtggacttcttttttgtgtaaaatgtgggataagaaattagatatttaaaggcataaatttttgttatccctcaatttagagggataaaaagcaaacacgcCCTTAGGATTGATAGAATACACATTGCATTTGCATTATTTCTTCTACAATTGGAATTTCAGAATTCCGGTACATGTATTTCTAATGGATATATaccatatatataaaaagaggGTGCTGTTAGGCTAAAAACCCACATTAAAATAGGAAATACGAACCGTACAAATACGATAAATTTTATGTGTAATATATGATGAATTTGTTGTGAAAgtgatgaattaaaaaaatatataaattttgtccTACGTGATATTTGAACTTAGTACCACGAATTCATCAAATAAAACGATGAATCAACCACAAATCTTCATGATCTAAAAACTGAAAGTGATTCCTTATTTAAACCACGAACATGAGAATCATTTTCAACTATTCGATCTCCATAATCTATGATGAATGCATCACCTTGatactgctgaaatagaaattttattaaaaagaaaaagaaaaaaagagagaccagATACAAAGGAAGCAAGCAAAAGCACCCGCAAGAAACCCCGGGTAACCAAAAAAcaaaccaagactaagagaacattttaagAGGGTCGTCCTCGTCTAAATCGTCctcttcatcgtccaacatatcgccccattttttcttcatttttgaagaggccacaaccgacatagcatgggctgcatcggtagagttagaggagttgatcacaaagttttgcagtaTATGTCCTCGAGACTGAGCATACTTCACTTtattcaggaactccacaggCGAAGAAGTGTCAAGACCTGGGCCATGCATATCGTCACGGCGTGCTGAGTTTTGGAAATCCGAAGACATGCCATTGATTATGATACGACGGAGCctgtgcttgatagaagaatcagaaactctccccttcttggtgatagcccctttcggacgccctcgtgTACGAGAAATGGGTCCTGTCGTCCCAGTCAAAGTTAGCACAGCGTTGTTGTTAGTCACAACAGCAAGCGGCTGAACAATCAGAGGTGCAGAACTCCTCTCGTATTCCTGCTCAACTACCTCAATTTGGCTCTTTTCGTCTTTTAACCAATGGTGTTCCATATCCTTTCTACCCTGACTGTCCTGAGGGATGCAAGCATCTGAAGCTCGGTCTCCATCAGAAGGCGGCTTGTCCATGTTATCATCACCAACAAGTCTCACAGCAAAGGGATTGGATGAGGTAGGAGAGTCTGAAGAAGAGTTCAGTTTCTGTCCAAACTCAGGAATTTCCTTTCCAGCCCATGCTGGAGTTTCCTGATTTCCGGTGTAGGGACGAGGATGAACCCTGTGGTCATCTACCTTGGACTGACGACGTTCCTCGGTCGTGGTCGTTTTATTTCTTCTGCATTCGTTAGAATTATGTCCCACAACATTGCAGACGGAGCAGTAAtaaggcaaattctcatatccaaacttgacagtaaaatcaatatcgccacacttaatatctaaagcttcaggaatatcagccgaaacatctaactcaacaagaattctagcaaagtgacccacatgagcctgtgcagactgaccatcaatcaagataggcgtacccacttctcgtgcgaccccggaaagaacctctgggtgccaatattcatgTGGCAAGTTAAAGATTCTAATCCATACCTGAACCAGGGTAGAATTCGCTTTGTAGGGATCAAAATTCGGCACCCAAGCCTGGAGATGGAGTATACCTGAGCGTAAACGCCAAGTCGTTTTAGCGAAAGCCGCTGCCCTATCCTCGTCGGTGGTGAAATTAAAAGTGAAGTAACCTTTTCCGAGCGGATGAATCGACCAACCAGCAGCCGGTTTCCAAAGCTGCTGAAGTTCCTCCCAAAGATCCGCTGCAAACCGAGGTGACTCACCTTTGCGGAGGATCAGCCGGCCGTGAATCGCATGGGCGAAACGCTGGACTTGTCTTTGGTGGAAAGAAGGCTCTAAAACAAGGCAACGTTTGAGATCCACCAACTCTGGTCGGAGGATTGTATAGTCATGAGCGGGGACGTCCCTAGGCTTGGAAACTTGCTCTGTCGGACTGCCCTCCCTAGCTTTCAGTTTATCTGCAAAAGAGGCTTTCGGCGGCACCTTCGGAGCAGACAGCGGACTCACCACTTTCGGATGGGCAGTCCCGATCGAGCGAGGCGGGATCAGGCCGTTAGGACCATCGGCCTGAGAAGAGACGCCGACAGTATGGGAAGTCATCACCGCAGCGATTTCCGGGAACGAAACATCAGCAGTAACTCTAGCAGCCTCCGCCGAACGATCTGTGACAGTGATGCTCGGAGGAGATTGTTTGTTGAAGATCCGCTCCGCAGGCAACGCACCAGCAGGCGGAGCAGCAACACCCGAACTTCGATCCAGAGAAGCGGTCTCGGAGTGCTCTCCTACAACCACGGAGTAACGAGGAGTATTTTGGAGAAAATTGTTAGAGACGACCGGCAGATTGAGCGCCCCTCTGTCGCCCTGTGAACTAAGTCCACCGGAAACCAAAGACAACGGCGGGAACCAACCAACGCTCGAGGGGCCATTGCCGCCGTTTGACGCCATCGGACGGACGGATCAGCAGCTGGAACCGGTGAGGGACGCGCTCCACGCGATCCGCCGCTGCTTGAGTAGCAAGCACCAGCGGTCGGCCGTCGCCGGCTTCACCTGCTGGAGCTCCGGCAGCCGCGACCTCTGCCGCCCCTGAAACCCCCTGCCGCCACTCCTGCTGCCTCAGCAGCTCGCTGGTGGTGCCGCGGACCGATGCAGAGAAGCGGTTGCAGCTGCGACTTCGGACGGACTGGAGGCTCGTGAGGTGGGGCGAGCCGCTTGCGGCCTGCGTGTTCGATTTCCAGAACAGCAGCGAGCACGGCGGACGGGCTGCAGATCCCCTTTTCACGGTCAACGGGCTGGAATCGTGCAGATTCCCTTCGTAACGTGCTGGACTGCTGCTTAacggaggatgaggaggagtcCGGTGTCGGGCTGGCGAGGCTCAGGTCCGCGTCGGCGTGATGAATTGAATCTCAGGCTCCATTTTTGCCTTCAACTGTACACTCGTTTAGAGTGtcgtcttcgagagagagaaaagctcagagagagagagctttttcaatttttggttTTAGGACCAGCTGGATGATTCCATAGAGCTTGCAGTTTCGACGCCATtggagctctctctctctctctcctgctGCCGATTAGCTGAAGAAATGGAATGGGCTGCTTTGGTTCAATGCATCACCTTGATAGATGAATGCAATATTTGAATTCAAATACCATAGTTTATCAACTATATGGTTCGaatcctttcaaaaaaaaaccttataactttgaattatatatatatatatatatatatatataggggagggctaaaataaaaacaccttttaaaatataaaatataaacaattttcagcccttaaatcatcaagatctacggttgattcgtaaccctgttggatgaattcgtggtcctgagttcgaatcccaaaggtagcaaaaaattatttttcacaattcgtaaccctgttgaatgaattcatacgtgttctacataaaattcgtacattgaaaaatgtttttatttttatttttgttttaagaagtgttttcacgatatatattatatatatatgatagagttctatggagaccatcCAAAATTCAAAGAACGagaccaaatcttgtgcgtcgatcttggtaTATCCAAGGGTGATGATTCATCTGGTGAAGATCTGATATTTTCGTTAATTTTCATAgaaatcaaatcttttatttatggaatattaatttgatgaagagtCTGTTACGTGAATAATGCATCCACACAACCTAGTATTCGTAAAACATATTAataaacatactaatgttcgtaaaaaaataaatgagcatactaattttcgttgacatgttcgtaaaaaataaatgaatatactaatgttcgtcgatattttcataaaaaaataaataaacatactaatgttcatcgatatttccgtaggaaaataaatgaacataataatgttcgtatattatgttcattgacggatcaggttcCAGAACAGGAAGTTTCGGCATTTCCGGGACTTATTCAACGTGATCCCAGATTTCAGTGGATTTAATCagccaatatttaattacatgaaaaatcaaatcaggaaattatatgaaccattagattaagcaagatcgacgcacgGGATTTGATCTTTGTTCTCTatgtaggggagtggtctccatagaagctaagcatatatatatatatatatatatatatatatatatatatatatatatatatataggggaaggctaaaataagaacgcttcttaaaatataaattaggaactattttcagcccttagatcatcaagatctacggttgattcatcaccttgttggataaattcatggtcctgagttcgaatcccaaaggtagcaaaaaattatttttcgcaattcatgcctttatacagtttattcatgcgtgttatacataaaattcatgcatttttgctggttcgtaattcttaaaataagggtggtttattgaataaccgccccctatatatataggcaaaggttCAATATAGAGACACCTAAATGTGTAGAGAATAGAGAACAAATCATATCCGTTCGTTCATTTGAAAATACACGGCTGAGATTAATTGCACAAATCGAATCCCGCAATAATCTCGTTTTCCACAAATCAAATCCCGCAAATAATATCTATGCTCTGGTATATACTACGAATGTGAACACATGGTTGAGTGAACATTTTTCATTATTTCGAACTTAAAGTATATCTGTGTTGAACGTATGTTTTGAACTTACATGTATGTTCACGAACGCATTCATAGAAGTTCAATGGATTGGCAAGTATGTTCATAAACGCCTTTGAACAAAAAGTGGAACGATAGAAGGGGACGAGAGTATTGCGGGATTTGATTTGTGCAATTAATCTCAGCGGTGTATTTTCTAAGGAACGAACGGATATAATTTGTTCTTTATTCTATCTATAAGGGGGGGTGTCTTTGTAGAAActaaacctatatatatatatatatatatatatatatatatatatatatgtatatatatggatgAGATCATGTAGATTTCACCCCTCTCATAGTATATAGGTGCAAATCTAGACCGTACAATTTGACTATGTGGCTCACTGCGTGAGTGGCAGATGacttcaaaggtctttcaaggcaaaatacacGCAGAGGTAAAATAGGAACAAAATTTTCGGGAATAAAAAAATGTGACGCCTGGGGACAAAGTACGGAATGATCGtcggtgcaaaagaggcacagACAAAtagcggctccgattaagactttcaagcggaggggcgcagggatgaaccggaacacacccgaacgagagggattccaagaatatgTTAGAATGAGACAACATATTCAAGAGAGCTTAAAGAatttgattgggctactcataccaataagatgcatctttttttctggtgcccacatgGAAGAAatttcaaggttaagcgtgcttgacttggagcaacttcaatatacaattaacttttattaaaacccgtgccacattcccttagaaagatgtttgagggatggagggagtaattattttcttcttttttgtcgaaaattcatttttttttcacacgactgcagtcaaaa
This window encodes:
- the LOC131003270 gene encoding uncharacterized protein LOC131003270, translated to MSSSENISIDLNILPKNLDPCSEQDTQNIESISNSTSMLECSDNRRKRNFLSNQTKRSIYQMLLEESRDGKIKRGVFSKVAETFSVCRKTVSRIWYAGNDVRSRSGVAPDFSCKLPRSNGRKRVELSLEQIKAIPLRRRTNIRSLSKALGMSKSTIHRRIQEGYLRPHSNAVKPKLTEENKRSRLEFCLSMINRDVALSSLMFNNMHDVIHVDEKWFYISNTTQKYYLHQDESEPYRACKSKRFIFKVMFMAAVARPRFDNASNSFFDGKLGIWPFVYKEPAKRNSKNRASGTLETKPVVSVTKQVIRAGFLEKLLPAIREKWPSLNGRRIYIQQDNAKPHLHVNDPEFVEAARQDGFDIHLCCQPANSPDLNVLDLGFFRAIDSLQHQEAPSTIDELVLAVQKAYDIFPVEELNNVFLTLQSCMVEVMRTLGGNDYKIPHMNKKKMSRAGQLPETLECDRKIFDDAKLFLENRVGDQ